A section of the Ovis canadensis isolate MfBH-ARS-UI-01 breed Bighorn chromosome 1, ARS-UI_OviCan_v2, whole genome shotgun sequence genome encodes:
- the LOC138427184 gene encoding keratin-associated protein 10-8-like: MAFSTLSACSSDLSYSSRVCLPGSCDSCTGSSWQVDDCPESCCEPPCCAPSCCAPAPRLTLLCAPVSCESSLCCQPACNSSCPASCCQQSSCQPTCCTSSPCQQACCEPVCCRPVCCTPVCCRPVCCRPVCCESSPCSASLCCQPNPCSSVSCRPSSSVSLLCRPVCRPACCVPTFSCQPSCCRPASCVSLLCRPACSHPACRILTSAPEPCC, translated from the exons ATGGCTTTCTCCACCCTGTCTGCCTGTTCAAGCGACTTGAGCTACAGCAGCCGGGTCTGCCTGCCCGggtcctgtgactcctgcactggGTCCTCCTGGCAGGTGGATGACTGTCCAGAGAGCTGCTGCGAGCCCCCCTGCTGTGCCCCCAGCTGCTGTGCTCCAGCCCCCCGTCTGACCCTCCTCTGTGCCCCAGTGAGCTGCGAGTCCAGCCTCTGCTGCCAGCCAGCCTGCAACAGCTCCTGCCCAGCTTCATGCTGCCAGCAGTCTAGCTGCCAGCCCACCTGTTGCACCTCCTCCCCCTGCCAGCAGGCCTGCTGTGAGCCCGTCTGCTGCAGGCCCGTCTGCTGCACACCTGTCTGCTGCAGGCCTGTCTGCTGCAG GCCCGTCTGCTGTGAGTCCTCCCCCTGCTCAGCCTCCTTGTGCTGCCAGCCCAACCCCTGCTCCTCGGTCAGTTGCAGACCCTCCTCCTCCGTGTCCCTCCTCTGCCGTCCTGTGTGCCGCCCCGCATGCTGCGTGCCCACTTTTTCCTGCCAGCCCAGCTGCTGCCGCCCAGCCTCCTGCGTGTCCCTGCTCTGCAGGCCTGCGTGCTCCCACCCTGCTTGCCGCATCCTAACCTCAGCTCCAGAGCCCTGTTGCTGA